In one window of Rhodopseudomonas palustris HaA2 DNA:
- the cpaB gene encoding Flp pilus assembly protein CpaB translates to MNTARIVVLVIAVGAGAVAAYLASGIGGQETAGPTAPVAQLATVEVLVAKSDIPLGQPVGPSDVQWQTWPAATASSNFILRSERPDASVQLAGSIARSPFIAGEPIREQKLVKSNGSGFMAAILPTGMRAISTEISPETGAGGFILPNDRVDVILSKRDQNPDRVKGGDVVNSEIILSNIRILAIDQTVEEKNGQKVVVGKTATLELKPDQAEFLARARQSGTLSLALRSLADANAPARTEEIGGKRDSINVIRFGVSTQTTTPK, encoded by the coding sequence ATGAATACCGCGCGCATCGTCGTTCTTGTGATTGCCGTCGGCGCCGGCGCCGTCGCCGCCTATCTGGCGAGCGGCATCGGCGGACAGGAGACGGCCGGCCCGACCGCGCCCGTCGCCCAACTGGCGACGGTCGAAGTGCTGGTCGCGAAGTCCGACATCCCGCTCGGCCAGCCGGTCGGGCCCTCGGACGTGCAGTGGCAGACCTGGCCGGCCGCCACCGCCAGCTCGAATTTCATCCTTCGCAGCGAGCGCCCCGACGCCAGCGTCCAGCTCGCCGGCTCGATCGCGCGGTCGCCCTTCATCGCCGGCGAACCGATCCGCGAACAGAAACTGGTGAAGTCCAACGGCTCCGGCTTCATGGCCGCGATCCTGCCGACCGGGATGCGCGCGATCTCGACCGAGATCTCGCCGGAAACCGGCGCCGGCGGCTTCATCCTGCCGAACGATCGCGTCGACGTCATCCTGTCGAAGCGCGACCAGAATCCCGATCGCGTCAAGGGCGGCGACGTCGTCAACTCCGAGATCATCCTCAGCAATATCCGCATTCTGGCGATCGACCAGACCGTCGAGGAGAAGAACGGCCAGAAGGTCGTGGTCGGCAAGACCGCGACGCTCGAACTGAAACCCGATCAGGCGGAATTCCTGGCGCGTGCGCGGCAGAGCGGCACCCTGTCGCTGGCGCTGCGCAGCCTCGCGGACGCCAACGCACCGGCCCGCACCGAGGAGATCGGCGGCAAGCGCGACAGCATCAACGTGATTCGCTTCGGCGTTTCCACGCAAACGACGACGCCGAAGTGA
- a CDS encoding A24 family peptidase: MIADILRLLLFPALMAFAAASDLFTMTISNRVSLLLVAGFLALAPMSGMSLADFGLHLGAGMTVLAIAFGCFAMGWIGGGDAKVAAAAALWFGFAHLMDFLLYASLFGGALTLLLLGFRQWPLPYPLAGQSWLLRLHAKETGIPYGIALAIGALAVYPQTEWIKAVDLGRFAL, from the coding sequence ATGATCGCTGACATCCTCCGCCTGCTGCTGTTTCCCGCGCTGATGGCGTTCGCCGCGGCGAGCGACCTGTTCACGATGACGATTTCCAACCGCGTGTCGCTGCTGCTGGTGGCGGGCTTCCTGGCGCTCGCGCCGATGTCGGGAATGAGCCTCGCCGATTTCGGCCTGCATCTCGGCGCCGGAATGACGGTGCTGGCGATCGCGTTCGGATGTTTCGCGATGGGCTGGATCGGCGGCGGCGACGCCAAGGTCGCGGCGGCGGCGGCGCTGTGGTTCGGCTTCGCCCATCTGATGGATTTTCTGCTCTACGCCTCGCTGTTCGGCGGCGCGCTGACGCTGCTGCTGCTCGGCTTCCGGCAATGGCCGCTGCCTTATCCGCTCGCCGGCCAGAGCTGGCTGCTGCGGCTCCACGCCAAGGAGACCGGCATCCCCTACGGCATCGCGCTCGCGATCGGCGCACTCGCGGTGTATCCGCAAACGGAGTGGATCAAAGCGGTGGACCTCGGCCGGTTCGCGCTGTGA